The following coding sequences lie in one Cotesia glomerata isolate CgM1 linkage group LG5, MPM_Cglom_v2.3, whole genome shotgun sequence genomic window:
- the LOC123264661 gene encoding uncharacterized protein LOC123264661: protein MKSAIMATFYHYGSTDENPNHDMCPKGEDSWCSYQRAEASGELDTYTLDYSPLPPDVLKAIKPIYDDLSNDNLLSRCVGGFNQNNNESFNQLVWKICPKTVNTSSTIVQIAAYIATCIFNEGTNSLLMIMDTLGLNCGSNSHRYAEKLDAARVKVADQRANDNTREGRMLRRQQQIDVLETSTMAEELLYGPGIDDSI from the exons ATGAAATCTGCTATTATGGCAACTTTTTACCACTACGGTTCGACTGATGAAAATCCGAATCATGATATGTGTCCCAAAGGCGAAGATTCTTGGTGCTCTTACCAGCGCGCTGAAGCAAGTGGAGAGCTTGATACTTATACTCTAGATTATTCTCCCTTACCTCCTGATGTTTTAAAAGCTATTAAACCGATTTACGACGATCTCAGtaatgataatttactttCAAGATGTGTAGGTGGATTCaatcagaataataatgagaGCTTCAACCAACTAGTCTGGAAAATATGCCCAAAAACCGTGAATACTAGTTCTACTATCGTACAAATTGCTGCATACATAGCtacttgtatatttaatgaaggtacaaattcattattaatgattatggaTACCCTAGGACTTAATTGTGGGTCTAATTCCCATCGGTATGCTGAAAAATTGGATGCTGCACGTGTGAAAGTGGCAGATCAGCGCGCCAACGACAACACTCGGGAAGGCAGAATGCTTCGTAGGCAACAGCAAATTGATGTTTTGGAAACTTCCACAATGGCTGAAGAACTATTATATGGCCCAGGAATAGATGACTCGat ATGA
- the LOC123265409 gene encoding uncharacterized protein LOC123265409: MDTNNNKIKQLAENLQAVNESLTEVTKVQASSSEEIKIITQQLQHHSKQCDENTAQIVLLKSTLDCLGDIQNTSSTTECRMSSQLLITGVPHSINVDLTPNQIVHQIFDKLGIANLTNDVLLTIREFKESGLYCIPYGPTFHTTETESWLDVIIIDNEDKLGRYSKSSLPFIGGHDYLLCEYRLESPIKYDKKVKFRDFRNCNHAALANDLNSKLNQININFEEADPNDLTSYFNESIIASLNNFPPLTEKKLKRPNNPWLLNALRREFREHDTLYKRARRTGDQNLLRLYKMKRKDLKNKLNIARDIYFKTILENSSHKSNVWTDLKRVGIIKPKKSSPLDHFDAKNLNIFYENILKKHPSCSRDFIFELSAYTSRKVTSLLNWKQIDIVDVTKNLQLTLQKSKGKSPDGLDIKWLKDHLQQVSIFLMNILNRSLETSIFPEAWKSVFIVPLNKINSAKSMSDTRPIANLSHFAKVFERIIANQLIEYLELNNLLDDYQSGFRKFHSTQGALLLLTEEIRRAIDREDLTYLILFDFSKAFDYVNPKILYITMYEMGFSIKVICWFQSYLTRRSQSVLDLSSVPSSPMSTTSGVPQGSILGPILFLIVINGVAKRLKYTKHGLFADDKYTYLHFKLYELNRAAYKLNVDAQAVADWARENGIEINLQKTKVMILGSNSKLKLLEGYDLPQITIDGKVIPYVNSTKHLGIYLTNNLSWDIHVAHITRKVYGALNSLKHRKNILSTYTRKLLITATILPIIEYCSLVLLDSSKRLDYKLQRLINNSIRFILDLKRDEHITPHRLSLKWLNIKTKRLYCLACYFYKLLSTGEPKFLRNLFIEEDQDIRRSERIAEKYNNVMFKIPHFTTKSYEHSFVVSAIRLWRELPIEIIESHSLETFKTKAFEFFMKLETDGKL; the protein is encoded by the exons ATGGACACAAATAACAACAAAATTAAGCAACTAGCAGAAAATTTACAAGCTGTAAATGAATCTCTAACGGAGGTAACCAAAGTCCAAGCATCATCTTCAGAAGAAATCAAGATTATTACCCAACAACTTCAGCATCATTCCAAACAATGTGATGAAAACACAGCGCAAATTGTGCTACTAAAGTCAACATTGGACTGTCTTGGTGATATACAAAACACTTCTTCAACTACAGAATGTCGCATGTCTTCTCAACTGCTGATTACTGGAGTTCCACATAGCATAAATGTTGATTTGACACCAAACCAAATAGTCCACCAAATATTCGACAAGCTTGGCATCGCAAATCTTACAAATGATGTGCTGCTAACCATTCGTGAGTTCAAAG AATCTGGTCTGTATTGTATACCTTACGGTCCCACATTTCACACAACTGAAACAGAATCATGGTTGGAtgtcattattattgataatgaaGATAAATTAGGAAGATATTCAAAGTCTTCACTTCCATTCATTGGTGGGCATGATTACCTTCTTTGTGAATACAGATTAGAATCACCaattaaatatgataaaaaagttaaatttcgAGACTTCAGAAATTGCAATCATGCAGCTCTAGCAAATGATCTAAATAGTAAacttaatcaaataaatataaacttcGAAGAAGCTGACCCAAATGATCTAACTTCATACTTCAATGAATCAATCATAGCttctttaaataactttccaCCACTtacagagaaaaaattaaaacgtcCAAATAATCCTTGGTTACTAAATGCATTAAGACGTGAATTCCGTGAGCATGATACACTATATAAACGCGCACGTCGCACAGGTGATCAAAATCTACTCAGGCTCTACAAAATGAAGAGAaaagatctaaaaaataagCTAAATATCGCCAgagatatttatttcaaaactaTTCTAGAAAACTCATCGCACAAATCAAATGTATGGACAGATCTAAAACGTGTGGGTATTATCAAGCCTAAGAAATCATCGCCATTAGATCATTTTGatgcaaaaaatttgaatattttttatgaaaatattctAAAGAAACACCCCTCATGTTCcagagattttatttttgagttatcTGCTTATACTTCTAGAAAAGTAACCAGCTTATTAAATTGGAAACAAATAGATATTGTTGATGTCACTAAAAATCTCCAACTGACTCTACAAAAGTCCAAAGGAAAAAGTCCTGATGGTCTAGACATTAAATGGCTGAAAGATCATTTACAACAAGTATCTATCTTTTTAATGAACATCCTAAATCGTTCTCTCGAAACAAGCATATTTCCTGAAGCTTGGAAATCGGTATTTATTGTTCCATTAAACAAGATAAATTCAGCAAAATCCATGTCAGACACAAGACCGATAGCAAATTTGTCTCATTTTGCTAAGGTATTTGAACGCATCATTGCAAATCAATTGATCGAGTACCTTGAATTAAACAATCTCCTTGATGACTATCAGTCAGGATTCAGAAAATTTCACAGCACCCAAGGGGCTCTGCTACTCTTAACCGAGGAAATCAGAAGAGCTATTGATAGAGAAGATCTTACCTACCTCATCTTATTTGATTTCTCGAAAGCTTTTGATTACGTAAACCCAAAAATTCTATATATTACTATGTACGAAATGGGTTTTTCGATTAAAGTAATCTGCTGGTTTCAATCTTACCTAACACGTCGATCACAATCAGTTCTTGATCTGAGCTCTGTACCATCAAGTCCAATGAGTACTACCTCTGGAGTTCCGCAAGGATCAATTCTAGGTCCTATTCTCTTCCTAATCGTTATAAACGGTGTGGCAAAACGACTAAAATACACCAAACATGGTCTCTTCGCTGACGACAAATATACATATCTCCACTTCAAACTCTATGAATTGAATAGAGCAGCCTATAAATTGAATGTTGATGCACAAGCAGTAGCTGACTGGGCCAGAGAAAATGGAATTGAGattaatcttcaaaaaactaaagTCATGATCTTAGGAAGTAATAGCAAATTGAAGTTACTCGAAGGCTATGATCTTCCCCAGATAACCATTGACGGAAAGGTTATTCCATACGTAAATTCAACTAAACATCTGGGAATTTACTTAACAAACAATCTCTCCTGGGACATCCATGTTGCACATATTACTCGAAAGGTTTATGGAGCACTAAATAGCCTTAAACATAGGAAGAATATACTCTCCACATACACTcgcaaattattaataactgcCACAATTCTTCCGATAATCGAATACTGCTCATTAGTGTTGCTGGATTCCTCCAAACGATTGGATTATAAATTGcaaagattaataaataattcaattagaTTCATATTGGATTTGAAACGAGATGAACATATTACTCCTCATAGACTTTCTCTAAAGTGGCTAAACATTAAGACAAAGAGATTGTATTGCTTGGCGTGCTATTTCTATAAACTGTTATCCACTGGTGAACCAAAATTCTTACGGAATTTATTCATAGAAGAGGACCAAGACATTAGACGATCAGAAAGAATAGCAGAAAAATACAATAACGTCATGTTTAAAATACCACACTTTACTACAAAATCATATGAACATTCATTTGTGGTGTCAGCGATACGGCTTTGGAGAGAACTGCCCATTGAAATAATCGAATCTCATAGTTTGGAaacatttaaaacaaaagcttttgaatttttcatgaaattagAAACTGACGgtaaattgtaa